GATGGACGCCAAGAGACGCTGCGCCACCTGCACCGAGGAAGTGAGCCTGGAGGTCCGGAGGTGCCCGCGCTGCGGCGCGCGCACGGAGCCCATGCACCGGGGCGTGGATGGGCGGCTGCTGACCGGGGTGTGCGCGGCGCTGGGGCGGGAGCTGGGCGTGGACGCGGCGCTGATTCGCGTGGGCTTCGTGGTGGCGCTGGCGGTGTCCGGGGGCACCGCGCTGATGGTGTACCTGCTGCTGTGGGCCTTCACGCCGCCGTCGGCGACGGGCACCGCGCCCCTGCGGCGCACGTACAGCTGGCTGTCCGGTCTGGGCAATTCGGAGCGCGCGCCCCGCGTCGAGCGCCGGGTGTAGTGCTCAGCGTCCAACGGAGAAAATCACGCCGGAGCCCTGCCTGAGGGCTCCGGCCTGTTATTCGATGGGGCCACCTTTCTTTCCGAGGAGCCCCGCGCGTGAGCACGAAGAACGTCCGTACCGAGAAAGACACCTTCGGTCCCATCGACGTCCCCGCCGACCGGCTGTGGGGCGCGCAGACGCAGCGCAGCCTCCAGAACTTCGCCATCTCCACCGAGCGCATGCCGCTGGCCCTCATCCGCGCCCTGGTGCTGGTGAAGAAGGCCGCCGCGCGGGTGAACGTGGAGAACGGCTCGCTGGCGAAGGAGAAGGGCGAGGCCATCATCCAGGCCGCGGACGAGGTGCTGGCCGGCCAGCACGACGCGGAGTTCCCCTTGAGCGTCTGGCAGACGGGCAGCGGGACGCAGACGAACATGAACACGAACGAGGTGCTCGCCAACCGCGCCTCGGAGCTGCTGGGCGGCGAGCGCGGCGAGGGCCGCAAGGTCCACCCCAACGACGACGTCAACAAGGGGCAGAGCTCCAACGACGTCTTCCCCACCGCGATGAGCGTGGCCGCCGTGGCCGCCATCACCGAGCACGTGCTGCCGGAGCTGAAGGCGCTGCGCGACGTGCTCGCGCAGAAGGCCCGCGCCTTCCATGACGTGGTGAAGGTGGGCCGCACCCACTTGCAGGACGCCACGCCCCTGACGCTGGGGCAGGAGGTCAGCGGCTTCGTGGCGCAGCTGGACCACGCGAAGGGCCACCTGGAGCGCACCCTGCCTCACCTGTTGGAGCTGGCCCTGGGCGGCACGGCGGTGGGCACCGGCCTCAACGCCCCCAAGGGCTATGCCGAGCGGGTGGCGCAGGAGGTGGCCCAGCTCACCGGCCACCCCTTCGTCACCGCGCCCAACAAGTTCGAGGCGCTGGCCGCCAACGACGCGCTGGTGCAGGCGCACGGGGCGCTGAAGGGGCTGGCGGTGGTGCTCTTCAAGGTGGCCAACGACGTGCGCTGGCTGTCCTCGGGGCCGCGCTCGGGGCTGGCGGAAATCACCATCCCGGAGAACGAGCCGGGCAGCTCCATCATGCCGGGCAAGGTGAACCCCACCCAGAGTGAGGCGCTCACCATGCTGTGCGCCCAGGTGATGGGCAACGACGTCGCCGTCACCGTGGGCGGGGCGTCCGGCAACTTCCAGCTCAACGTCTTCAAGCCGCTCATCGCCCACAACCTGCTCCAGAGCTGCCGGTTGCTGGCGGACGGCATGCGCAGCTTCCGCCTGCACTGCGCGGTGGGCATCGAGCCCAACCGGCCCCGCATCCAGGAGAACCTGGAGCGCAGCCTGATGCTCGTCACGGCGCTCAACCCCCACATCGGCTACGACAACGCGGCGAAAATCGCCAAGACGGCCCACAGGGACGGCACGACGCTCAAGGAGACGGCCGTGGCGCTGGGGCTCGTCACACCCGAGCAGTTCGACCAGTGGGTCCGCCCGGAGGACATGACGGGCCACAAGGGGTAGGCCCCCAGGGGGGCAGGGGGGGCTCCGGCGTCGAAGCGTGGGGCAGCGTACGCTCCGGGAAGAAGGGACGGGCGCGGCGGCGGAAGGGCGATTAGGGTAGGGGCGTCATGAACGTCCCCTTCGTCATCGAGACCACGCACCGCGGCGAGCGGGCGTACGACCTGTACAGCCGGCTCCTCAAGGACCGCATCATCATGCTGGGCACGCCTGTCAATGACGACGTGGCCAACATCATCGTTGCCCAGCTCCTCTTCCTGGAGTCGGAGGACCCGGACAAGGGCATCAACCTCTACATCAACTCGCCGGGTGGCTCCGTGACGGCGGGCCTCGCCATCTACGACACCATGCAGTACGTGAAGTGTCCGGTGTCCACCATCTGCGTGGGGCAGGCGGCCTCCATGGGCGCGCTGCTGCTGCTGGCCGGGGCGAAGGGCAAGCGCTACGCCCTGCCCAACAGCCGCATCATGATTCACCAGCCGCTGGGCGGCGCGCAGGGCCAGGCCACGGACATCGACATCCAGGCCAAGGAAATCCTCCGCCTGCGCAGCTACATCAACGGCCTCATCGTGAAGCACACGGGGCACACCATCGAGCGCATCGAGAAGGACACCGAGCGCGACTACTTCATGAGCGCCGAGGACGCGCGGCAGTACGGCCTCATCGACGAGGTGGTGGAGAAGCAGCGCGCCATCGCCCCGACGCCCGCTCCGGCGAAGTAGGGCCCTTCCCGCCCCGGACGCATGCCGGGGCGGGGTGCTCCTCCCGGCGGGGGGCCACACGGGCGCCGCGCCGGACGCAGGCCCAGCACTGGACGTTTCCGGCTTCCCTGCCTGCAGGTGGCACGCGGCGTGCTCACCATGGGCATATGACGCCGATCCGATTTCGCATCGTCCCCCGGTTCCTCTTGCCCGGCGCCATCCTGGCCTCCATGGCCTGCGCGACGGGGCCCACCGGCCGCCCCCCCGCCCCTCCCAGCTCGGCCGCCGTGCAGACGGAGCTGGGAGCCCGGGACGTGGTCCAGGCCGGTGAGGAATACGCCCGCAACAACGCACTGGTGCTGGCCGAGACCGGGGAGGCGGTGGAGATCCGCCCCAACTTCTGGCGCATCCGCTTCGGCCTCGCGGACCAGCCCGGCCGCGTGCTGGAGATCGAGTTCGATGAGCTGGCGCGCAGGGTCATCAATGCCCGCGAGCTGGAGGTCATCCCAGAGAACCCGGGTGACACCGCCCTGGGTGGCAGCGGCTCCGTGCCGGCGGCGGGGCAGCCCCGAGGCCCCATTCCCTGAGCGTGGGCGTCGCCCCGCGCCCCGGTCCTCACGGGCGGCGCGGGGGCACCCTGTCCGCGTGCTTCACGGGGCGGGTGCGCGGGCTTCCTCGCAGAACAGCAGCTCCGCCCGGCCTCCCGTGCGTCCCACGAGCACGGCGACCTGTCCGTAGGCGCGGCCGAAGCGCCCGGCCTCCTCGCGGGGAAGCCCGGGGACGAAGAGGCTCTGCTCGCACCAACTGCCGTCATCCGCCTCGCCCAGCGCGGGGGCGGCCCCCCAACCCCCGGCGACGAGCTGCGCGACCATGCGCTCCTGTGCGCGGCGGTTCTCCTCGTCGCTCCGCCACCGCGAGCCGGGATTCCACGCCGTCAGGAAGGCCCACTCGCGGTGGCCGCGCGCCGCAAGCGTTGCGTCCAGCGCCGGGTGCAAGGCGCCCGCCCGCAGGATTTGCTCGACACCCCCCGTGCTGGGATGGGGCCGGATGAGGTAGCGCGTCGCCGCGTAGGCCGTCGCCAACCGCTCGCGTTCGTGGTGGCTCATTCCGCTCATGATGCGCTGCGTGCCTTCCGTGGAAAATCGGGTTTCGGATAATTCAATGTGAATGTTCGGTTCAGTGAGCCACGTCCAGATGGCGGACCCACTCGGAGCGGGTCGCTTCCAGGTTGGCCTTGAGCCGAGCGTCCTCGGCGCGGCCCCGACATCATCCCCACCGACTACACGGAGGAGACGGACCGCCGCCAGGACGGGCGCGACGGCAGCGACATCGAATACGGAGAGACGCACCGGGCTCCGGCGCACCCTGCCGGAGCACGGCTCAGGGCGTGGACCGCACCCCGCCCGTCACTCGTTTCACCGTGCGGCCCGCGGGAAGCATGTCACCGGGCTGCACGCCGTTGATGATGGACAGCTCCTCCACGGGGATGGTGGACGGGTGCTGCTCGTTGAACTGCTGCAACGTCATGGGGGACGTCACCTTCGCCAGTTCAATTCGTGCGGGCTGGACGGCCAGCGCCGAGGCATCCGTGAGCTCGCCGAAGCTGGAGAAGGTCGCGCGGAAGGCGTCCTCGTAGGTGGGAAGCTGCTGCGCGCCGGTGTAGCCCAGGAGCTGGAGCGTGGTGCCGCCCTGGGTCACGAAGGCCGTGACGCCGGCGATGACGCCCTGCTCCGTCTGCGCCTGGAAGAACGCGGCGCCCGGCGGGAAGCCAGTGGGCGCCGCGCTCACCGGCTGGATGCCTTCCTGCGCGAGGAAGCGCCGCATCGCCTCCTGCGGTGCGATGTTGCCGGTGGGCACCAGCCCGACGATGGCGTCCTCCTGCGGGCTGATGCCCGCAACCTGCTGCGGCTGGTTCGCCGTCTTCCATCCCTGGGGGAAGGTGAGCTGGAAGCGCAGTCCCGGGTGCATGAAGACGTTGCCCCGGAAGAAGCCCTGCCGCGGGTCGTCGCCGTAGGCCATGCCCTGGAGCATGGCGAGGTATTCCTCCCGGCCATCCTTGAGCTGGTTGAAGTCCACGTTGGCTTTCGCGGCGCGCTCCTTCGCCGTCTTCACGCGGTCGCCCGGGTCGGGGTGGGTGGACAGCCACGTGGGGAGGCTCTGTCCACCCGCGGCCTTGCCCACGCGGTCCAGGGTGGCGAAGACGTTGGCCGCCTGGCGCACGTCGTAGCCGGCGTTCAGCATGTACTTGAAGCCCAGTTCGTCCGCCTGGCGCTCGTCGTCGCGGCCGTACTTGAGGAACAGCAGTTGGAGGCCAGCGGCGGCCAGCCCCCCGAAGCGGGCCACGTCCTCGCTGAGCACGCTGCCCAGCAGCAGGCCGGCCTGGGCGAGCTGCGCCTGGGACAGCTGCTCCACGGAGTGCCGGGCGGTGATGTGGGCGATTTCGTGCCCCAGCACGGAGGCCAGCTCCGCCTCGGAGTTCATCGCGGTCAGCAGGCCCCGCGTCACGAACACGGGCCCTCCGGGGAGGGCGAAGGCATTCACCACGGGGTCATCCACGGCCTGGACCGTCCAGGGCAGCTCCGGCCTTTCGGAGGCCTTCGCCATGGGCAGGCCCACCCGGGCGACGTATTCCTGAACCTTGGGCTCCTGGATGAGGCCAATGGACCCGCGCACCTCCTCCGCGCTCTGCTTGCCCAGGGCAATCTCGTCCTGTTGAGAGACGAGCGACAGCATGCGCTTGCCGGTGGCGGGGTTGCGCACGCAGGTGGTCAGCGAGAG
This genomic stretch from Myxococcus virescens harbors:
- a CDS encoding DUF3293 domain-containing protein; protein product: MSGMSHHERERLATAYAATRYLIRPHPSTGGVEQILRAGALHPALDATLAARGHREWAFLTAWNPGSRWRSDEENRRAQERMVAQLVAGGWGAAPALGEADDGSWCEQSLFVPGLPREEAGRFGRAYGQVAVLVGRTGGRAELLFCEEARAPAP
- a CDS encoding PspC domain-containing protein yields the protein MDAKRRCATCTEEVSLEVRRCPRCGARTEPMHRGVDGRLLTGVCAALGRELGVDAALIRVGFVVALAVSGGTALMVYLLLWAFTPPSATGTAPLRRTYSWLSGLGNSERAPRVERRV
- the fumC gene encoding class II fumarate hydratase gives rise to the protein MSTKNVRTEKDTFGPIDVPADRLWGAQTQRSLQNFAISTERMPLALIRALVLVKKAAARVNVENGSLAKEKGEAIIQAADEVLAGQHDAEFPLSVWQTGSGTQTNMNTNEVLANRASELLGGERGEGRKVHPNDDVNKGQSSNDVFPTAMSVAAVAAITEHVLPELKALRDVLAQKARAFHDVVKVGRTHLQDATPLTLGQEVSGFVAQLDHAKGHLERTLPHLLELALGGTAVGTGLNAPKGYAERVAQEVAQLTGHPFVTAPNKFEALAANDALVQAHGALKGLAVVLFKVANDVRWLSSGPRSGLAEITIPENEPGSSIMPGKVNPTQSEALTMLCAQVMGNDVAVTVGGASGNFQLNVFKPLIAHNLLQSCRLLADGMRSFRLHCAVGIEPNRPRIQENLERSLMLVTALNPHIGYDNAAKIAKTAHRDGTTLKETAVALGLVTPEQFDQWVRPEDMTGHKG
- a CDS encoding M48 family metalloprotease, with translation MTSRLRLLPLLALLSLTTCVRNPATGKRMLSLVSQQDEIALGKQSAEEVRGSIGLIQEPKVQEYVARVGLPMAKASERPELPWTVQAVDDPVVNAFALPGGPVFVTRGLLTAMNSEAELASVLGHEIAHITARHSVEQLSQAQLAQAGLLLGSVLSEDVARFGGLAAAGLQLLFLKYGRDDERQADELGFKYMLNAGYDVRQAANVFATLDRVGKAAGGQSLPTWLSTHPDPGDRVKTAKERAAKANVDFNQLKDGREEYLAMLQGMAYGDDPRQGFFRGNVFMHPGLRFQLTFPQGWKTANQPQQVAGISPQEDAIVGLVPTGNIAPQEAMRRFLAQEGIQPVSAAPTGFPPGAAFFQAQTEQGVIAGVTAFVTQGGTTLQLLGYTGAQQLPTYEDAFRATFSSFGELTDASALAVQPARIELAKVTSPMTLQQFNEQHPSTIPVEELSIINGVQPGDMLPAGRTVKRVTGGVRSTP
- the clpP gene encoding ATP-dependent Clp endopeptidase proteolytic subunit ClpP is translated as MNVPFVIETTHRGERAYDLYSRLLKDRIIMLGTPVNDDVANIIVAQLLFLESEDPDKGINLYINSPGGSVTAGLAIYDTMQYVKCPVSTICVGQAASMGALLLLAGAKGKRYALPNSRIMIHQPLGGAQGQATDIDIQAKEILRLRSYINGLIVKHTGHTIERIEKDTERDYFMSAEDARQYGLIDEVVEKQRAIAPTPAPAK